The genomic interval CGGGCCGTCCGGTCATCGACCCATACTGAACACCCCGGCGGCCCAACGGTCGGTGCCGGGGGCTTCTCCCTCGGCAGGGACGCACGGCCGGTCGCGCCGGGACGTACCCCCTTCTCGGCCGGCGACCTCGTGTAGGACACCTCGTCCCGTCCCTCTCCGGACGTCGGGGGCGTTCGGACGTGTCGCCCTCTCGCGCACAGTAATATGGATATACGCTTATACGGCACGGCGTGCGTGCCGGCGGCTCGGGAGGGTGTGGGTGGCGGAGCGAAAGAAAGGAACCGTCGGAGAGGTACCGGGACGCTAGCCGCCGAACATCTGGCGCATCATCGGGTGCATCTCCATCAGCTGCTCCTCCGCGATCTCCTCGTACAGCTTGTACGTGATGGAGACGGTCAGCAGCAGCCCCGTGCCGGAGACCTGCCCGATGGTGCCGAGCAGGTTCGCGAGGACGGCGAGCGCGCCGACCAGCGCGCCGCCGATGACGGTCACCTGCGGGATGTAGCGTTCGAGCACCTTCTCGATGACGCCCGGCGACTGCCGGAAGCCGGGTATCTGCATCCCGGAGTTCTGGATCTGCTTCGCCGTCGACTCCGGCCCCATACCGGTCGTCTCGACCCAGAAGACGGCGAAGATGGCGCCGCCGATGATCATGAACGTCAGGTCGACGGAGAGGCGCGCGAGCACCTGATACCACTCGTTGTTGCCGGCGAAGCCGGCGAACCACATCCAGTCCTGATAGGAGTAGATGGGCGCGAGGTAGTAGAACAGCCCGTCGACCGGGGTGGCCCCGGTCTCCGTGACCTGGTACACCCCGAGCCACGCCGGCATCGACTCGCCCAGCTGGGCGTTGAGGATGCGGCCGAGGAACTGGACGTTCGCCTGCAGCGCGCGAACGAGGATCATCGGCAGGACGGACGCGTAGATGAGCTTCACGGGGAAGCGGCCGCGCGCGCCCTTCACGCGGGCGTGCGATAGCGGTATCTCCACGCGGACGGACTCGGCGTAGACGACGACCACGAAGATGAGGACCGTCGTGAACAGGAACAGTATCTGTCCCTGTTCGAGCAGGAGGCTCTGGAGCCCCTGCGCGCCGAGCACCGGGCCGAGCTGGGTGTTCCCGACGATGATGTCGTACCAGCTGACGAAGAAGCCGCGGTTGCCCGTGATTCCCGGGACGGCGAAGAAGCCGCCGATGAGGCGCTGGCTGATACCGGCGATGATGAACAGGCCGATACCGGAGCCGACGCCCCACTTCGAGATGACCTCGTCCATGAACAGGATGAGGAGACCGCCGACGAATATCTGGGCGAACATCAGCCACTGCAGGCCGCCGACGCCGATGCCGAGCGACTGGGCGACCGACGCGTCGGGCGTCAGGAAGCCGCCGGCGAACACCATCGGCAGGCCCGTCAGACACACCATCACGACCACCAGCAGCTTCTGGAGGCCCTGATACAGCACCTGGTCGCGCGGGTCGTTCGTGTCCAGCCCGAGCAGGTTCGCGCCGCCGAGCAGCTGGAGGACGATCGACGCCGTGACGATGGGGCCGATACCCAGCTGCAGAATGCTCCCCTGCTGTCCCGCGAGGATGGACCGGAACTGGCCGAACGCGTCGCTCCCGCCGCCGAGACCGTAGATGGTCACGTTGGTCAGGAAGAAGTACAACACGAGGACGCCCGCCGTCCAGCCGAGCTTGCGACGGAACGGGACGTGGCCCTCCGGTCGGGCCACGTTGGGCATCCGCGAGAGTACCGGTTCGGCGGTCTCCTTCCAGCTCATTTTACTCCTCTGCGTCCTCGTCGTCCGTAGCTTCTTCGGCCTCCGCGGCCAGTTCCTCGCCCTTCTCGGAGAGGACGGCCTCACCGCCGGCGGCGTCGAGCGCCGCCTCGGCGTCGTCGGAGAACGCGTCCGCGGTGACGGTCAGGCTGTTGTGGACCTGGCCGCCGGCGAGCACCTTCACCGCGTCGACCTCGTGGCCGTCCTCGACGACGTCGCGCGCGTCGATGACGTAGCCGCCGTCGGTCTCCTCGGCGATACCGTCCTCGGCGTAGAGGACAGCGTCCTCGTCCAGCTTGCGGACGTTGATCGTCTCGACCTCGCGGTCGGTCTTCTGCGGGCGCTTGAAGCCGTGCTTGCCGCGCTTCGGGTAGAGCCCGCGCTCGTGCTTCTTCCGTCCCGCGCGCCCGCGACCGCCGCGGTGGCCGGCCCCGCGTCGCTTCTTGTGGGAGCCGCCGCCGTGCGTGCGCGAGCCGCGCTGTCGTCGTTTCTTGCTCGTCATTATCGCATGTCGCGCAGGAGGTCGTCCATGGCCTCGGTCGGCTGCTTGCCGAGGGCCCCGCCCTCCTTCGCGGGGTGTTTGATACCGTCGTGGCCGCCGCGCGGCGGGTGGAGACGGAGCGTGGGCGAGAGACCCTGCTCGCGCAGCGTCGTCTCCTCGGCCACGATGGCCGCCGCCAGCGCGTCGATGTCGTCGTAGTCGGTGTTGGCCTCGACCCAGTCGTCGTCCACGTCCGCGTCGCCCTCCGCGGGCTCCGCGCGCTTCGCGATGAGTAGCTCGACCGTCTCGACCGACGGCTCGCCGTGGGCGACCCAGTCGTTCACCTTCGTGATCATCCCGCGGTAGGTGTCCGTCTCGGGGACGAACACGAGGTGGTTCACCTTGTGGAGGTTCAGCATCGACAGCGTGTCGCGCACGGCGTGGCTCTGGTTCACCTCGCCGCGGAGCTGCACGACCGCCTCCATCACTCGATCACCTCGCGCTTCTCGAAGGCGCGCTGCGGGACGCGAGCCTCGCTCGTGGCGCGGAGCGCGTTGAACGTCGCCTTCGCGAAGTTGACCGTCGTGCGGGTGTTGCCCGACGAGCGGGTCCAGATGTCCTCGATGCCGGCGAGGTCGAGGATGTTACGGACGGTCTCCCCGCCCGCGAGCCCCAGCCCGCGCGGCGCGGGACGGAGTTCGACCTCGACGGAGCCGGCCTTGCCGGTGGTGCGCAGCGCGACCGTGTGGGCGCGCCCGCAGCCACACTCCCACGAGCCGCAGCCGCGGGAGACGTCGATGATGTTGAGCTTCGCGATCTCGATTGCCTTCTGGATGGCGCCGCCGACCTGGTCGTCGCGACCCTCGGCGTAGCCGACGAAGCCGTCGCGGTTGCCGACGGCGACGACACACCGGAACTTCACCCGGCGGCCGGAGTCGGTCATGCGCTGGACCATGTTGATGTCCAGGACCTCGTCGTCCATGTCCGGGAGGAGCTGGTCGACGATCTGCGGCTCCTTGAGCGGCAGCCCGCTGTTCAGGGCCGTCCGCATGTCGGTTATCTCGCCCTCTACGACCTTTCGTCCGAGCCGCGTGCGCGGCTCCCAGCCTCCGTTACTCATTGTTCTCCAGTAGCTCGTCGCGCAGTTCGTCGAAGTGCGCGGGCAGTTCGGTGGCGTCGAAGTCGCCGCCGTAGAGTCCCTCGTCGAGCGACTCGGCGTACTCGGCGATGTGGGTCCCGCGCGTGCGGTCCCACTCGGCGAACACGTCGTCGTTGTGGGGGATCTCCAGGCCGGCGTCGATGGCGCCCTCCTGCACGGCGAACACCTTCGACCCGGGGGTCGCGGTGTTCAGGCCGATGTCGAGCACGGCCTCCTCGTAGCCCGCCTCGACGGCGCGCTGACCGAGCAGCAGCCCGGTGAGGTACGCCGCCGGGAGGTTCCCGGTCGGCGCGTCCCACCCGTTCTCGGGGAGGTCGTTCGACGTGGCGCTCGCCACGGTCTCGTCTCCGTTCGGTCCAGTCACGACCAGCTGCGCCCTGGTGTGCTGGTTGCTCTTTCGAGCGACCAGCCGGGGCTTCCCGGATTTCAGCAGGCGCAACCGCTGATGGTAGTTCGTCCGTGCCTCGCGGCGACGCCGCATCGGCACTTTGTAGCGTGGTCCGGTTGCCATTGTCAGTAGTTGTTCTCGATGTATCGGTTGAGGTCCGCGACGGAGTCGAACTCGCCGCCCGAGGCCTTGTCGTACAGGCTCCGGTACTCCGAGGGCTCGAGTTCGCCCTCGTCGCGCAGTTCCTTCAGGGTGGCCCGCTGGGCGCGGATCTTCGACTGCCACTCCTTCTTGTCGTTGCTGCGGCCGCCGGCCTTCCCCTTCCGGGAGCCGGCGCCCTTGCGGTGACCGTAGGCGCGCTTCTCGGCGCGCTTGCGGGCACGGCCGCGGGAGTTGGACTTCGCGTCCTTCGCGCGGATGGCGCCCTCGTCGACGAGGTCACGCACGTCCTCGCGCGTGATGGCGTCGGCGATGTCGGTCGTCCGCTCGGGGTCGAGCCAGACGCGGTTCTTCCCCACGTCGAGCACGTCCGCGGCGAGACGCCGCTGGGCCGTCAGGTCACTCATCGTCCACCTCCACCTCGACGTAGGTGGGGTTCAGGACGCGAACGCCCTGCTCCTCCGCCTGGTCCTCGATGGACTCGCGCTTGCGCGCGCCCACCGTCGAGCCGATGCGGACCGCCTGGGTGTCGCCGTCGACGCCCTCGAGGTCGTCCGTGTTCTCGACACGGACCTCCTCGAAGCCCGACGGGTGCAGGCCGCGGGTCGCCGCGGGCTTGCGGTAGCCGGCCTCGACCTTCGGGCCCTTCCCCTTGATGCCTTTCCGCTGCTTGGAGAGGCCGCCGCGCGGCTTGCGCCACGAGGTCGGGGTCCGCTTCTTCTTGTGGTAGTCCTGGCGGTTGAACTGGGGCGTCGAGACGCGCGAGCGCTGCGCGAGCAGGCGGCTCGTCTCCTCGTCCAGTTCGGGGGTCTTGTCGGCGTGGCCGCGGGGACGGAGTTCGGTCTCGACCTCCTCGGTCTCCTCCGGCTCCTCCGGCTCCTCGCTCTCGACCTCGGCGTCGGTCTCCTCGGAGACCTCCAGCCCGCCGACGTCGTTCTTGATACGCGCGGCGAGCGCGTTGCCGATGCCCTCGACGTCCGCCAGCTCCGACTGGGACGCGCGGCGGACGTCGTCCACCGTCTCGAAGCCCGCGCCCTCGAGGGCTGCGGCCTTCGCGTTCCCGACGCCGGAGATGTCGGTCAGTTCCGTGAGTTCCCGTTCGTCGTCTTCTGCCATCAGGCGTCACCTCGGTTCGGTTTGCTGGTGATGTAGACGCCGTCCTGGAAGACGCGGGTGTCCTTCCCGGAGACGCGCGTCAGCTGCTCGATGTCCGCGGCCGTCTGGCCGACGTCCTCGATGTTCGGCCCGGAGAGGGTCAGCTCCTCCCCGTCGACCGCGACCTCGGTGTCCCCGTGGATGGGGGCGCGCCGCGGGGCGCGCTCGCCGAGGAAGTTCTCGATGACGACCGCGCCGTCCTCGACGCCGACCTGCATCGGGAAGTGGGAGTAGAAGACCTCCATGCTGTACTCCCAGCCCTCGGTGACGCCGTATATCATGTTGCTCACGTGGCTCTCGAAGGTGCCGACGGTGGCGCGCGTCTTCGCGTCGCTCTCGGGCGAGGCGATGACGACGCCGTCGTCCTCGACGGACACCGTCACGTCCGGGTACCACAGTCGGCGCGTGACGCTGCCGTTCGGCCCCTCGACGGTGAGCTCGAGGTGGTCGACCTCGGCCGTCACGTCGTCGGGCACGTCGATGGTTCGCTCAATAGACATAGGCGATCACCTGTCCGCCGATGCCCTGTTCGCGGGCCTCGTAGTGGCTCATCACGCCGTGGCTGGTGGAGACGACGAGCGTCCCGTAGTCGCGGGCGGGGAGGAACCGCTTCTCCCACTTCTCGTACTCGTCGGCCGTCGCCGAGTAGCGCGGCTTCACCGTGCCGCAGGCGTTGATGGCGCCTTTCAGTTCGACCTCGAACGTGCCGGCCTTCCCGTCGTCGTCGAACTGGAAGGTGTCGACGTACCCGCGGTTCGCGAGCACTTCGAGCACGGAGCCGATCTCGTTCGAGGCGGGCTTTACCGTGTGTGTCAGATGGCCCACGCCCTCGGCGTTGTCGATGCCGGAAAGCGCGCTGGCCAGTGGGTCGTTGTCCGCCATTGTTAGCTGTACTTCTCGAAGCCCATGTCCCGAGCGATCTCGCGGAAGCACTGTCGGCACAGCCAGATGTCGTACTTGCCGACGAGCCCCTGCTTGCGCCCGCAACGCTGGCACTCGTGGAGCTGTCCCGTCGGGGACTGCTCCGTGGTTTCCTGTGATTCGCTCATTCTGTCACCTCCACGTCGAACTCGCTCTCGAGGAACGCGACCGCGTCCTCGGGGGTGAGTCGGTGGCTGCCGGGGATCTGCGTGCTCGCCTTGTCGCGCTTGTGCACCCGGTAGCCCGGGCGCACGAGGTTGACCGTGACGTCCAGCCCGTAGATACCGATCTCCGGGTCGTACTCCTGGCTCGGGAACTCGGTGTGTTCGTCCACACCGAACGAGAAGTTCCCCGTCTCGTCGAACTGGGAGACGGCGATGTCCGCGAGCGGCAGCGCCGTCGCGAGGAACTCCTCGGCGAGGTCGCCGCGCAGCGTGACCTTCGCGCCGATGGGGTCGCCCTCACGGATGTTGAACTCCTGAATGGTGCGCTTGGCCGTGGTGCGAACGGGGGTCTGACCCGCCACCTCGGCGAGTATCTCCTCCGCGTTCGCCAGTTCTCGCCCGCCGCGGCCCACGCCCATGTGGACGACGACCTTCTCGACGGTCGGCGTGCGCATCTCGTGGAACCCCGCTTCGGTCTCGGAGCTCATTCGTCACCACCTTCGTCGGCGTCGGACTCCGCGGAGTCCTCACCCGTGAAGTTCTCGTCGATGACGACGACGTACTCCTCGATGGTCTCGATGCGCCCGTCGTCGGACTCGACGAGGACGTTGTTCGGCGAGGAGCTCGGCGTCACCTGTATCTCGTCGACGGTGCCGATCTCGCCGGCGTGCGTGCCGGCGACGGCGGTGACGAGCGCCCCCTCCTCGTACGGGAAGTGGGCGACGACGGACTTGTCGTCGTTCGAGACGACGACGGAGTCGCCGACGGTGATGTCCGCGTCGTCGGAGACGAGCGTCGAGCCGTCGTGGATGGTGAGCTGCGTCTCGCCGCCGGTGACCTGCCGCTTGCCGACGACCTTGCCGAGCCGCGAGTCGGCGGCGTCGGCGTCGATGGGCGTCAGCGAGAGGCGGCCGCCCTCGTCGGGGAAGACGCGGTAGAACTCCTCGCGCTCGGTGAACGCGACGATGTCGAACATCCCGATGGGACGCTCCTCGTCGCTGATGGCCTCGCCGTTGACCAGGACGGAGTCCTGGCCGAGCGCGTACCGTGCTTCCTTCTTCGAGTCGACGTAGCCGAGCACGTCGCGCAGGAGGATGAGGAGGGGAACCCCCGCCTCGCCGTGCGGGCCCGCGCCCGCCTTGACCGTGAAGGTCTGCTCCTTGCGCTCGACCGGCCACGAGTTCGGTACCGAGAGTCGCTTCTGGTGTCGCGTCATTCGTTATCCTCCTCTAAGCGCGCCTCGCGCCGCTCGTCCTCGAGGTTCAGGTCCGTGACGACGAGGTTCGACGCGTCGAGCGGGCGGGGAACCTCCTCCCCGTCCGCCTTCTCCAGCGTCACGTCCTCGACGTGAATCACGGCGTCGCGGAGGTCGACGTTCACCACGTCGCCCTCCTCGCCCGCGAAGTCGCCACGCTGGACCTCGACGGTGTCGCCCTCGTTGACACGGACGCTGCGCTGTCCGTACTCCTCGCGGAGGTCCTCCGAGAGGTGGGCACGGACCTGCCGCTGCTTCTCGTGGAGCGGCGCGCGGCGCTGTCTGCTGCGTTGTTTGTCCGGTTGTCGGGTCATACTATCATCGTCGCCGTGCTGGCGATGCTGCCGAAGCGTTCGGCGACCTCCCGCGCGATGGGACCTTTCAGCTCGGTCCCGCGGGGGTCCTCGTTCTCGTCAACGATGACGGCGGCGTTGTCCTCGAACTTCAGCCGCGTGCCGTCCGGCCGGCGGACCGGCTTCCGCTGGCGGATGACGACGGCTTCGAGCACCTGACGCCGCATCTCCGGCGTCCCCTTCGTGACCGACACGGTGATCTTGTCGCCGAGGCCGGCCTTGGGGTGTCTGTTCTTGGTTCCCGAGTAGCCCGAGACGGAGATGACCTTGAGCTGACGGGCACCCGTGTTGTCCGCGCACGTGATGAGCGAGCCCTTCTCGAGCCCCTGCGTCACGTCTGCGTTGAGTGCCTGCATCAGTCGTCACCCTCCGTCGGGACGCGCTCGACGACCACGTGCGATTTGGTCTTCGAGAGCGGTCGGGTCTCTGCGATACGAACCGTGTCGCCGACCGAGAGGTCGAGACAGTCAGGGTGGTGCGCCGAAACGCGCGACCGGCGCTTCATATACCGGTCGTACTTCGGCACCTTGACGTCGTACTCCCGCTCGACGACGACGGTTTTGTCCATGTCGGTGGAGGCGACCTGCCCTTCCATCGTCTGTCCCCGCACGCTGAGCGTGCCGTGGAACGGACAGTTGGGGTCGGAGCAGCTCTCCTCCGGTTCCGATACGTTCAGTCCTAGCGCCATTTGCTTGGTGTCGTTGTTTCCGTCCGTCGGGCCGGTCGCGCGACGAGCCGTTCGCCATCGACGCGAACGCGCGTGTCATCGAGCGTGAAGCGGAACGTCGCGGCCGCCTTCGGGACCTGCTTCACCCGGTCGCCCGCCACGAGCAGCGTGTTCGTCGTCTCGTCGACGACCTCGCCGCTGATGCCGACCAGGTCGGCGTTCGGCGAGTCGACGACCTCCGTGCGGAGGCCGGCGAGTTCGTGTCGTGGCAGGGTTCGGGCGTTCATGGTTACTCGTGGTCGCCTTCCTCGCGCTGGATCGTCTTGATCCGCGCGATGGTCCGGCGAAGCTCCTTGGTTCGCCCCGGGTTGTCCGGGGCACCGCCGGCCGCCTGAACGGCCTTCGCGTTGAGCAGTTCCGTGCGGAGCTCCTCGACCTCCTCCTCGCGCTCGGCGGGAGTCATGTCGCGGATCTCCTCGACGTGGACGATGGCCATCAGTCGTCACCCTCCTCGTCGTCGGTCTCCTCGTCGCTCGCTTCCTCCTCGTCCATCTCGTCGAGCAGCTCCTCGGCTTCCGCCTCGGTCTCCTCGTCGAGGTCCTCGACCTCGGCCTCGAGGTCGTCGAGTTCCGCCTCGACGTCGTCGTCCGAGGGGGCGGTGGGCGCCGCGCCCTCCTCCGTCTCGATGTCGTCCTCGACGAGCTCCTCCTCGGCGAGGTCGATGGACTCCTCGTCCAGCTCCGCCTCGTCCACGTCCTCGGCGTCCGCGGAGAGCTCGCCCTCGTCGAGCGCCTCGTCGGCCTCGGCGAGCAGCTCGTCCACGTCGCCCTCGGCCTCCTCGACGAAGGCCTCGACGTCGGCGTCCTCCTTGATGTGGAAGTCGTCGGGCAGCTGGGCGTTCGGCGGGATGATCTTCACCTGCACGCCGATGGTACCGAGCTTCATCACGGCCGTCCCGACGCCCGAGTCGACGATCTCCTCGGCGGGTTCGCCGTTGTGCTTGACGTAGCCGCGGTTGAACTTCTCCACGCGCGAGCGGGCGCCGGTGACCTTCCCCGAGAGGACGATCTCCGCGCCGAGCGCGCCGGCGTCCATGATGCGGTCGATGGTCGTGTGGCCCGCACGCCGGAAGTACCAACCCCGTTCGAGGGCGTTGGCCAGCCGGTCGGCGACGATCTGGGCGTTCAGGTCCGGCTCGTCCACCTCCTGGACGTCGATCTGCGGGTCGTCGAGGTCGAACTCCTCCTCGATCTGGGTGGTGAGCTTCCGGATGTTCTTCCCGCCCTTGCCGATGACCATGCCGGGCTTCTCTGCCTTGAGGACGATCTGGGTCCCCATCGGCGTCTGCGCGAGCTCCATGCCGCCGTAGCCGGCACGCGCCAGCTCGTCGGCGAAGAACTCGTCTATCTGGGTCCGGCGCATGCCGTTCTCGATGAACTGGTGTTCGTCTGCCATGTTACGTTGCCTCCTCGATGACGATCTCCACGTCCACCTGCGGCGTGTTCCACGCGGACGCGCGACCGAACGCGCGGGGCTTGCGGCCGGGGGACTCCCCGACCTTGTGGGCGGCGATGTGGATGATCTCCATCGCCTCGCCGTCGAAGCCCTGGTTGTCGGCGTTCGAGGTGACGTTCTCGAGGAGGTCGAGGAACGCCTTCGACGCCTTCTCCGGATACCGGCCGGCGTCCCAGCCCTCGATGTCGGAACGGTGGCCGACGCCCGAGTTGTGGGACTTGAACGGGACCGAGCGGTCGCCGTCTATCACAGCGTGCAGGTACTCGACGGCCTCGCCGACCGTCTTGCCCTTGATCTCGCGGGCGATAGCCTTGCTGTGCTTGTGGCTCATGTGACGCTCCCGGAGCATGGCTTTCGCCGTCGTGTCCGGGTCCGCGTCGATGCTGTAGCTGATTCCCATCGTTACTTGAGCGGGACGAACTTCGACGACCGGGTCGCCCCGATTCCGGCCTGTCCGTGTTCGACCGAGGTACGCGTAAGCACGAACTCGCCGAGGTAGTGCCCGAGCATCTCGGGTTCCACCTCGACGCGCTCGAACTCGTGCCCGTCGTAGACGGCGAAGGTGAGCCCCACGAACGCCGGCAGGACCGGCATGTCGCGGAGGTGCGTCCGGATGGGGTCGTTCGCCGTCCCCTCCGGCTCGCGCTCGCCCGCCGTCTCCACCAGCTTCTCTTGCTGGGCGGTCAGGCCGCGTCGGATACTTCGCCGCTGGCGCGCGGGGAGCAGTTCCGCTACCTCGTCGAGCTCCAGGTCGCGGAGCTCGTCGAGCGTGTGGCCGCGGTAGGTGAACTCGCCCTCCCGGCCGGTCTGGTAGTCCGTGCTCATTTGTTCTTGTTACCTCCTTTACCGCCGCGGCCCGTGCGCCGCGACGCGATGTCGCCGACCTTCCGGCCCGGCGGAGCGTTCCGCGAGACGGACTTCGGCTTGCCGGGGTGCTGGCGGCCGCCGCCACCGAACGGGTGGTCGACGGCGTTCATCGCCACGCCGCGCACGTTGGGCCACTTGGTACCCCGCGCGCGCATCTTGTGGTGCTTGTTCCCGGCCTTCACGAACGGCTTCTCCGTCCGGCCGCCGCCCGCGACCGTCCCGATGGTCGCGCGGGCTTCCGGGCTGAGACGCCGCATCTCGCCCGAGGGCAGCT from Halosegnis marinus carries:
- a CDS encoding 30S ribosomal protein S3 — translated: MADEHQFIENGMRRTQIDEFFADELARAGYGGMELAQTPMGTQIVLKAEKPGMVIGKGGKNIRKLTTQIEEEFDLDDPQIDVQEVDEPDLNAQIVADRLANALERGWYFRRAGHTTIDRIMDAGALGAEIVLSGKVTGARSRVEKFNRGYVKHNGEPAEEIVDSGVGTAVMKLGTIGVQVKIIPPNAQLPDDFHIKEDADVEAFVEEAEGDVDELLAEADEALDEGELSADAEDVDEAELDEESIDLAEEELVEDDIETEEGAAPTAPSDDDVEAELDDLEAEVEDLDEETEAEAEELLDEMDEEEASDEETDDEEGDD
- the rplX gene encoding 50S ribosomal protein L24; its protein translation is MTRQPDKQRSRQRRAPLHEKQRQVRAHLSEDLREEYGQRSVRVNEGDTVEVQRGDFAGEEGDVVNVDLRDAVIHVEDVTLEKADGEEVPRPLDASNLVVTDLNLEDERREARLEEDNE
- a CDS encoding 50S ribosomal protein L18, with product MATGPRYKVPMRRRREARTNYHQRLRLLKSGKPRLVARKSNQHTRAQLVVTGPNGDETVASATSNDLPENGWDAPTGNLPAAYLTGLLLGQRAVEAGYEEAVLDIGLNTATPGSKVFAVQEGAIDAGLEIPHNDDVFAEWDRTRGTHIAEYAESLDEGLYGGDFDATELPAHFDELRDELLENNE
- a CDS encoding 30S ribosomal protein S19 — protein: MSTDYQTGREGEFTYRGHTLDELRDLELDEVAELLPARQRRSIRRGLTAQQEKLVETAGEREPEGTANDPIRTHLRDMPVLPAFVGLTFAVYDGHEFERVEVEPEMLGHYLGEFVLTRTSVEHGQAGIGATRSSKFVPLK
- a CDS encoding uL15m family ribosomal protein, giving the protein MTSKKRRQRGSRTHGGGSHKKRRGAGHRGGRGRAGRKKHERGLYPKRGKHGFKRPQKTDREVETINVRKLDEDAVLYAEDGIAEETDGGYVIDARDVVEDGHEVDAVKVLAGGQVHNSLTVTADAFSDDAEAALDAAGGEAVLSEKGEELAAEAEEATDDEDAEE
- a CDS encoding 50S ribosomal protein L32e — protein: MAEDDERELTELTDISGVGNAKAAALEGAGFETVDDVRRASQSELADVEGIGNALAARIKNDVGGLEVSEETDAEVESEEPEEPEETEEVETELRPRGHADKTPELDEETSRLLAQRSRVSTPQFNRQDYHKKKRTPTSWRKPRGGLSKQRKGIKGKGPKVEAGYRKPAATRGLHPSGFEEVRVENTDDLEGVDGDTQAVRIGSTVGARKRESIEDQAEEQGVRVLNPTYVEVEVDDE
- a CDS encoding 30S ribosomal protein S4e, whose product is MTRHQKRLSVPNSWPVERKEQTFTVKAGAGPHGEAGVPLLILLRDVLGYVDSKKEARYALGQDSVLVNGEAISDEERPIGMFDIVAFTEREEFYRVFPDEGGRLSLTPIDADAADSRLGKVVGKRQVTGGETQLTIHDGSTLVSDDADITVGDSVVVSNDDKSVVAHFPYEEGALVTAVAGTHAGEIGTVDEIQVTPSSSPNNVLVESDDGRIETIEEYVVVIDENFTGEDSAESDADEGGDE
- a CDS encoding 50S ribosomal protein L5; this translates as MSSETEAGFHEMRTPTVEKVVVHMGVGRGGRELANAEEILAEVAGQTPVRTTAKRTIQEFNIREGDPIGAKVTLRGDLAEEFLATALPLADIAVSQFDETGNFSFGVDEHTEFPSQEYDPEIGIYGLDVTVNLVRPGYRVHKRDKASTQIPGSHRLTPEDAVAFLESEFDVEVTE
- the secY gene encoding preprotein translocase subunit SecY yields the protein MSWKETAEPVLSRMPNVARPEGHVPFRRKLGWTAGVLVLYFFLTNVTIYGLGGGSDAFGQFRSILAGQQGSILQLGIGPIVTASIVLQLLGGANLLGLDTNDPRDQVLYQGLQKLLVVVMVCLTGLPMVFAGGFLTPDASVAQSLGIGVGGLQWLMFAQIFVGGLLILFMDEVISKWGVGSGIGLFIIAGISQRLIGGFFAVPGITGNRGFFVSWYDIIVGNTQLGPVLGAQGLQSLLLEQGQILFLFTTVLIFVVVVYAESVRVEIPLSHARVKGARGRFPVKLIYASVLPMILVRALQANVQFLGRILNAQLGESMPAWLGVYQVTETGATPVDGLFYYLAPIYSYQDWMWFAGFAGNNEWYQVLARLSVDLTFMIIGGAIFAVFWVETTGMGPESTAKQIQNSGMQIPGFRQSPGVIEKVLERYIPQVTVIGGALVGALAVLANLLGTIGQVSGTGLLLTVSITYKLYEEIAEEQLMEMHPMMRQMFGG
- a CDS encoding 50S ribosomal protein L6 — translated: MSIERTIDVPDDVTAEVDHLELTVEGPNGSVTRRLWYPDVTVSVEDDGVVIASPESDAKTRATVGTFESHVSNMIYGVTEGWEYSMEVFYSHFPMQVGVEDGAVVIENFLGERAPRRAPIHGDTEVAVDGEELTLSGPNIEDVGQTAADIEQLTRVSGKDTRVFQDGVYITSKPNRGDA
- a CDS encoding 30S ribosomal protein S5: MSNGGWEPRTRLGRKVVEGEITDMRTALNSGLPLKEPQIVDQLLPDMDDEVLDINMVQRMTDSGRRVKFRCVVAVGNRDGFVGYAEGRDDQVGGAIQKAIEIAKLNIIDVSRGCGSWECGCGRAHTVALRTTGKAGSVEVELRPAPRGLGLAGGETVRNILDLAGIEDIWTRSSGNTRTTVNFAKATFNALRATSEARVPQRAFEKREVIE
- a CDS encoding 50S ribosomal protein L14; translated protein: MQALNADVTQGLEKGSLITCADNTGARQLKVISVSGYSGTKNRHPKAGLGDKITVSVTKGTPEMRRQVLEAVVIRQRKPVRRPDGTRLKFEDNAAVIVDENEDPRGTELKGPIAREVAERFGSIASTATMIV
- a CDS encoding 30S ribosomal protein S8; its protein translation is MADNDPLASALSGIDNAEGVGHLTHTVKPASNEIGSVLEVLANRGYVDTFQFDDDGKAGTFEVELKGAINACGTVKPRYSATADEYEKWEKRFLPARDYGTLVVSTSHGVMSHYEAREQGIGGQVIAYVY
- a CDS encoding 50S ribosomal protein L19e produces the protein MSDLTAQRRLAADVLDVGKNRVWLDPERTTDIADAITREDVRDLVDEGAIRAKDAKSNSRGRARKRAEKRAYGHRKGAGSRKGKAGGRSNDKKEWQSKIRAQRATLKELRDEGELEPSEYRSLYDKASGGEFDSVADLNRYIENNY
- a CDS encoding 50S ribosomal protein L22; protein product: MGISYSIDADPDTTAKAMLRERHMSHKHSKAIAREIKGKTVGEAVEYLHAVIDGDRSVPFKSHNSGVGHRSDIEGWDAGRYPEKASKAFLDLLENVTSNADNQGFDGEAMEIIHIAAHKVGESPGRKPRAFGRASAWNTPQVDVEIVIEEAT
- a CDS encoding 30S ribosomal protein S14 codes for the protein MSESQETTEQSPTGQLHECQRCGRKQGLVGKYDIWLCRQCFREIARDMGFEKYS
- a CDS encoding 50S ribosomal protein L30; translated protein: MEAVVQLRGEVNQSHAVRDTLSMLNLHKVNHLVFVPETDTYRGMITKVNDWVAHGEPSVETVELLIAKRAEPAEGDADVDDDWVEANTDYDDIDALAAAIVAEETTLREQGLSPTLRLHPPRGGHDGIKHPAKEGGALGKQPTEAMDDLLRDMR
- a CDS encoding ribonuclease P protein component 1, whose product is MNARTLPRHELAGLRTEVVDSPNADLVGISGEVVDETTNTLLVAGDRVKQVPKAAATFRFTLDDTRVRVDGERLVARPARRTETTTPSKWR
- a CDS encoding 30S ribosomal protein S17 produces the protein MALGLNVSEPEESCSDPNCPFHGTLSVRGQTMEGQVASTDMDKTVVVEREYDVKVPKYDRYMKRRSRVSAHHPDCLDLSVGDTVRIAETRPLSKTKSHVVVERVPTEGDD
- the rpmC gene encoding 50S ribosomal protein L29, with protein sequence MAIVHVEEIRDMTPAEREEEVEELRTELLNAKAVQAAGGAPDNPGRTKELRRTIARIKTIQREEGDHE